From a region of the Malania oleifera isolate guangnan ecotype guangnan chromosome 12, ASM2987363v1, whole genome shotgun sequence genome:
- the LOC131143999 gene encoding uncharacterized protein LOC131143999, translating into MSKVIESASEVIEASKPEADVNDIEEGEEERQQTIDEVYGMIQGRCVSRVKSDTRPTSNESQVRLSQKLKKSVFTHFKKSDVVESLRLATMREGKARAMEHYGEANNGVDARADDFISRFRQQLRGFSFQ; encoded by the coding sequence ATGTCGAAAGTCATCGAATCAGCATCAGAAGTCATCGAAGCCTCGAAACCAGAGGCCGACGTAAACGATATCGAGGAGGGAGAAGAAGAACGACAACAAACCATAGACGAGGTTTATGGGATGATACAAGGCCGCTGCGTTAGCAGGGTGAAGTCTGACACCCGGCCGACATCTAACGAATCCCAGGTGAGGCTGTCGCAGAAGCTGAAGAAGTCGGTGTTCACGCATTTCAAGAAGAGTGACGTCGTTGAGAGCCTCCGGCTGGCCACCATGAGGGAGGGGAAGGCTAGAGCAATGGAGCATTATGGGGAGGCGAACAACGGGGTCGACGCCAGGGCTGATGATTTCATCAGCAGGTTCAGGCAACAGTTACGTGGCTTTTCCTTTCAATAA